A portion of the Lolium rigidum isolate FL_2022 chromosome 1, APGP_CSIRO_Lrig_0.1, whole genome shotgun sequence genome contains these proteins:
- the LOC124694756 gene encoding uncharacterized protein LOC124694756 isoform X2 has product MHVEVMRLGIKDTRANLGYNLYGRTSLGVATIAPLLRGAGLLDPVVCCSARVTGLWPLLPGFTASESVASSRDVPDVVGEDVAAIVLLLSHVLPGAEHH; this is encoded by the exons ATGCATGTGGAGGTGATGAGGCTCGGCATCAAAGACACACGGGCTAACCTTGGTTACAACCTCTACG GCAGGACGTCGCTAGGAGTTGCGACTATTGCACCTTTACTTCGAGGAGCAGGATTGCTCGATCCGGTTGTTTGTTGCAGCGCAAGAGTTACTGGTTTGTGGCCCTTGCTGCCCGGGTTCACTGCCAGTGAATCCGTTGCCAGTAGCCGCGACGTTCCTGATGTAGTTGGAGAGGATGTCGCTGCCATCGTCCTGCTCCTCAGCCATGTTCTTCCAGGCGCAG AACATCACTAG
- the LOC124694756 gene encoding uncharacterized protein LOC124694756 isoform X1, which yields MHVEVMRLGIKDTRANLGYNLYGRDDSRDRCQTSQGKHVCLLPGRTSLGVATIAPLLRGAGLLDPVVCCSARVTGLWPLLPGFTASESVASSRDVPDVVGEDVAAIVLLLSHVLPGAEHH from the exons ATGCATGTGGAGGTGATGAGGCTCGGCATCAAAGACACACGGGCTAACCTTGGTTACAACCTCTACG GAAGAGATGATTCAAGAGACAGATGCCAAACTAGCCAAGGAAAGCATGTATGCTTATTGCCAG GCAGGACGTCGCTAGGAGTTGCGACTATTGCACCTTTACTTCGAGGAGCAGGATTGCTCGATCCGGTTGTTTGTTGCAGCGCAAGAGTTACTGGTTTGTGGCCCTTGCTGCCCGGGTTCACTGCCAGTGAATCCGTTGCCAGTAGCCGCGACGTTCCTGATGTAGTTGGAGAGGATGTCGCTGCCATCGTCCTGCTCCTCAGCCATGTTCTTCCAGGCGCAG AACATCACTAG